The uncultured Desulfobulbus sp. genome window below encodes:
- a CDS encoding NADH-quinone oxidoreductase subunit N yields MVILPELVLLIGALALFCVSLGKNVSESAAKNVAIVFGLGTFAGTLLAFNEQGTLFYGALAVDQYSQLFKLMIGGALAVFLIFSQSLKAIDQKVKPEYYMFLMLSVLGLMLLVSSVELMAIFISLELSSFALYLLVPMRDDATGVRVQMEAGMKYVLFGVMGTGFMLYGMSLLFGLTGSTYLANVVEFYAEGNLQPTAMIALVLVLAGFLYKLAVFPMHFWVPDIYQGASNETTGFIATIPKLGAVALLIRFLALSGEQSAFLVNMMAALALASMFYGNLSALVQKDIKRMLGFSGIAHAGFIMLGLITMDSQGYGLAIYYIAGYVVMNLACFLVISNVSQKGENLLIEDFNGLYKRQPVLAFVLAVALFGLAGIPPFVGFMGKFMILTSALSADHLVVVCLAAINTAIAIYYYLSVVKAAYTGEPGEQPKVMVHPIIQVTGAVLVMAICLMGALPAKFVAFAGTVVQTIQ; encoded by the coding sequence GTGCTCTTGCACTCTTTTGCGTCAGCCTTGGAAAAAATGTATCCGAATCGGCCGCCAAAAACGTGGCCATCGTATTTGGGCTCGGAACCTTTGCCGGCACCCTGCTTGCCTTTAACGAACAGGGGACCCTGTTCTATGGGGCGCTTGCCGTTGATCAGTATTCCCAGCTTTTCAAGCTCATGATTGGTGGAGCCCTGGCTGTTTTTCTTATTTTCAGTCAGTCGCTCAAGGCCATTGATCAGAAAGTCAAACCTGAGTACTACATGTTTCTTATGCTCAGTGTCCTTGGCCTGATGCTTTTGGTCAGCTCGGTTGAGCTGATGGCTATTTTCATCTCCCTTGAGCTTTCCTCCTTTGCCCTCTACCTGCTTGTCCCCATGCGCGATGATGCCACCGGGGTTCGCGTGCAGATGGAGGCCGGTATGAAGTACGTCCTCTTTGGTGTCATGGGCACCGGGTTCATGCTCTATGGTATGAGTCTGCTCTTTGGCCTCACCGGCTCAACCTACCTGGCCAATGTGGTTGAGTTTTACGCAGAAGGCAATCTGCAGCCCACCGCTATGATTGCTCTTGTGCTGGTGCTTGCCGGTTTTCTCTATAAACTTGCTGTTTTTCCCATGCACTTCTGGGTACCGGACATCTATCAGGGCGCTTCCAATGAGACCACTGGTTTCATTGCCACCATTCCTAAACTCGGAGCGGTTGCCCTCTTGATTCGTTTTCTCGCCCTCAGTGGCGAGCAATCTGCCTTCCTGGTCAACATGATGGCAGCTCTTGCACTTGCTTCCATGTTCTACGGCAACCTGAGTGCTCTGGTCCAGAAAGATATCAAGCGTATGCTCGGCTTTTCCGGTATCGCCCATGCGGGTTTCATTATGCTTGGGTTGATTACCATGGACAGCCAGGGCTATGGTCTGGCTATCTACTATATCGCCGGTTATGTGGTGATGAATCTGGCCTGCTTTCTGGTTATCAGCAATGTGAGCCAGAAAGGGGAGAACCTCTTGATCGAGGACTTCAACGGACTCTATAAACGCCAACCGGTTCTTGCCTTTGTCCTTGCTGTGGCGCTCTTTGGCCTGGCCGGCATTCCGCCCTTTGTCGGTTTCATGGGTAAATTCATGATCCTGACCTCAGCGCTGAGCGCAGACCATCTGGTGGTGGTCTGTCTGGCTGCAATCAATACCGCCATTGCTATTTATTACTACCTCTCCGTGGTCAAGGCCGCCTATACCGGTGAGCCGGGGGAACAGCCCAAGGTTATGGTACATCCCATTATTCAAGTCACCGGAGCCGTCCTGGTGATGGCCATCTGCCTCATGGGAGCGCTACCTGCCAAGTTTGTCGCCTTTGCAGGGACCGTGGTCCAAACGATTCAGTAA